The following coding sequences lie in one Candidatus Bathyarchaeota archaeon genomic window:
- a CDS encoding DHH family phosphoesterase gives MGLEEFLNALKKAADKLVTSSFREALIIHHDEADGVCSAAIAAKSLKRAGFDFKTICIDKLYPEVLKGIYSRGAGLYVFTDIGSAHVKLVEKEAPEGSLTIMLDHHDTAESERPDVLNLNPELWGLSGERDASASTVAYFFAKALNPDNVDLSSLAIIGAAEIPGPFTGLNTFALKDALEAGVVEPRGKANYRVLNLGKPLSYKRYSTLLSVLASVGYYRGGPFRALKACMKGFEDSDYEEASRLEEERRKANAMLLARLRRGGLKRMKAIQWFSDGGVYRGMGTKVIGSFCSYLRYQRFIDQDKYIVGYMDVLPEIPGYGRLSKEYVKLSTRAPRPLTQDILNGRKPPLSKILPEACSRHGGFADGHAVAASGVVEKDKVMELLKTLDELAKS, from the coding sequence ACGATGAGGCAGACGGGGTATGCTCAGCGGCTATAGCGGCTAAGTCGCTTAAAAGAGCCGGGTTCGACTTCAAAACCATATGTATAGATAAGCTGTATCCCGAGGTTTTAAAAGGCATATACTCTCGTGGAGCCGGGTTGTATGTATTCACAGACATAGGCTCCGCTCACGTCAAGCTGGTTGAAAAAGAGGCTCCTGAGGGTTCATTGACTATCATGCTGGACCATCACGACACCGCTGAATCTGAACGGCCCGACGTGTTAAACCTAAATCCTGAACTTTGGGGACTATCCGGTGAAAGAGATGCCTCTGCATCGACGGTTGCATATTTCTTCGCCAAAGCCTTAAACCCAGATAACGTCGACCTATCGTCTTTAGCCATTATAGGTGCTGCTGAGATACCTGGTCCGTTCACAGGATTAAACACTTTTGCCTTGAAAGATGCCTTAGAGGCCGGAGTAGTCGAGCCTAGGGGTAAAGCGAACTATAGGGTTCTGAACCTTGGTAAGCCGCTCTCCTATAAACGGTACTCGACTTTGCTCTCGGTTTTAGCATCGGTAGGCTATTACAGGGGTGGACCGTTCAGAGCGTTAAAAGCATGTATGAAGGGGTTTGAAGATTCTGATTACGAAGAGGCTTCTAGGCTCGAGGAGGAAAGGAGGAAAGCCAACGCTATGCTTCTTGCGAGACTTAGAAGGGGAGGGCTGAAGAGGATGAAAGCCATCCAGTGGTTCTCAGACGGCGGTGTGTATCGGGGTATGGGGACCAAAGTCATAGGAAGCTTCTGCAGTTACCTACGGTACCAGCGGTTCATAGACCAGGATAAGTACATCGTAGGCTACATGGACGTGTTACCTGAGATACCGGGCTATGGCAGGCTTAGCAAAGAATACGTCAAGCTTTCCACGAGAGCCCCTAGACCGCTGACTCAGGATATCTTAAACGGCCGAAAACCCCCGTTGTCTAAGATACTTCCTGAGGCCTGTTCGAGACATGGGGGATTTGCAGATGGACACGCGGTAGCGGCCTCGGGAGTCGTCGAGAAGGATAAAGTCATGGAGCTTCTTAAAACCCTAGACGAGCTAGCTAAGTCTTAG
- a CDS encoding DUF5615 family PIN-like protein: MEKPIIILDAMMPYYMKAYLMVLGYPNVYHLRDICPVDVDDTEVRRIVESKRAILVTRDRKHFNCLKEGRVLILSREDPYWMFREVLEGLSFMGLPPKLEWLSNPGET, encoded by the coding sequence ATGGAGAAGCCTATAATAATCCTCGACGCCATGATGCCCTACTACATGAAAGCGTATCTCATGGTCCTAGGATATCCGAACGTCTACCATCTAAGAGACATCTGCCCGGTCGATGTCGACGATACTGAGGTTAGGCGCATAGTCGAGTCTAAAAGAGCGATACTCGTGACGAGAGACCGTAAACACTTCAACTGTCTTAAAGAGGGACGGGTTTTAATACTAAGCCGGGAAGACCCCTACTGGATGTTCCGCGAGGTCTTAGAGGGCTTATCGTTCATGGGTCTACCTCCTAAACTCGAATGGCTTAGCAATCCAGGTGAAACCTAG
- a CDS encoding ABC transporter ATP-binding protein gives MGWYFRHYAERVSDEKPVKVPTTILLKWFAKLLAPMKLGLVAMLLVAIGSIGLSMVTPYLSKLIVDEGIMAANMSSLTFYAILLALAAVAQWGIGASRRYLSAYLNQRLLYGLRTRTFKHLMEVDIQYITGRPAGRTISLITNDINAIGEIVTSGAIDLLINASTIVGALSIMLSMHLTLSLAVLSVLPLMVALTYFFARKTRSAYRETRVKISKLTSSVEQSVAGARVAQAFTKRKNIDFSSFERVSRETMTANVRATLIFSLVRPSLDAINALVAAILIGYGGMLVASQQLTIGTLIAFYGYVQMFFRPVIMLTTFYNTLQSALAAAERVYSFLQTQPSVKDESYAKELEIEKGEITVENVYFSYGSNPVFENLNLKVRPGETLAVVGPTGAGKTTLANLLMRLYDPQKGRILIDGHDIREFKLSSLKRQMALVPQEPILFNDTVLENIRIGFPDASDEDVKRVVASLGLEKLIENLPDGYETVISPGGENLSMGQRQLISFARAMLKNPKILILDEATSSLDPYTEAMLQDAMMKLITGRTCIIIAHRLSTVKLADRIIVLDHGKIVEEGTHDQLLRRGGLYAKLYETQFGTLKLAAKSEAGSLGPTSR, from the coding sequence GCCTGTTAAGGTTCCTACCACGATACTTCTCAAGTGGTTTGCAAAACTATTGGCTCCGATGAAGCTCGGGCTCGTAGCCATGTTGCTAGTGGCTATAGGCTCCATAGGTCTGAGCATGGTAACCCCCTACCTCAGTAAGCTTATCGTAGACGAGGGGATAATGGCCGCCAACATGAGTTCTCTAACATTCTACGCGATCCTACTGGCTTTAGCCGCTGTAGCCCAGTGGGGGATAGGCGCCTCTAGGCGATACTTATCGGCATACCTCAACCAGCGGCTTCTCTACGGTCTCAGGACACGCACCTTCAAACACTTGATGGAGGTCGATATACAATACATAACCGGAAGACCGGCCGGTAGAACGATCTCGTTGATAACCAACGATATAAACGCCATAGGTGAGATAGTTACCTCTGGCGCCATAGACCTGTTGATAAACGCGTCCACCATAGTCGGTGCGCTTTCGATAATGCTGAGCATGCATCTGACGTTAAGCCTAGCCGTGTTATCGGTTTTACCGCTCATGGTAGCGCTCACTTACTTCTTCGCACGTAAAACCCGTAGCGCATACAGGGAGACGCGGGTCAAGATAAGTAAGCTCACGAGTAGCGTCGAACAAAGCGTGGCCGGTGCCAGGGTCGCTCAGGCGTTCACGAAGCGTAAAAACATAGACTTCAGCTCCTTCGAGCGTGTAAGCCGTGAGACGATGACTGCGAACGTTAGAGCAACGCTCATATTTTCGCTTGTCCGTCCCTCTCTAGACGCGATCAACGCGCTCGTAGCTGCTATACTGATCGGCTACGGAGGGATGCTCGTAGCTTCTCAGCAGCTGACGATAGGCACGCTCATAGCCTTCTACGGCTATGTGCAGATGTTCTTCAGACCGGTGATAATGCTTACAACCTTCTACAATACACTCCAGTCGGCTCTGGCGGCGGCTGAAAGAGTCTACAGCTTCCTCCAGACTCAGCCGTCGGTTAAGGATGAAAGCTACGCTAAGGAGCTGGAGATAGAGAAGGGCGAGATAACGGTCGAAAACGTTTATTTCAGCTACGGCTCAAACCCCGTATTCGAAAACTTAAACCTCAAGGTGAGACCGGGTGAAACCCTAGCGGTCGTCGGACCTACCGGCGCCGGTAAAACCACGCTCGCAAACCTACTCATGAGGCTGTATGACCCTCAGAAGGGACGTATACTCATAGACGGCCACGATATCAGAGAGTTCAAACTCAGTTCACTGAAGCGTCAGATGGCCTTGGTACCTCAGGAGCCCATACTGTTTAACGACACGGTTTTGGAAAACATAAGGATAGGCTTTCCTGATGCCTCGGACGAGGATGTTAAGAGAGTAGTCGCAAGTCTAGGCCTCGAGAAACTCATCGAAAATCTCCCAGACGGCTACGAGACCGTTATAAGCCCGGGTGGCGAGAACCTGTCTATGGGACAGAGGCAGCTGATAAGCTTCGCAAGGGCGATGCTTAAGAACCCTAAGATCCTGATCCTCGATGAAGCCACTAGTAGCCTAGACCCATACACGGAGGCCATGCTTCAAGACGCTATGATGAAGCTCATCACCGGGAGGACATGTATAATAATCGCGCATAGGCTCTCTACCGTTAAACTCGCAGATAGGATCATAGTCTTGGACCATGGTAAGATAGTCGAGGAGGGAACCCATGACCAGCTTCTACGTAGGGGAGGCCTATACGCTAAACTCTATGAGACGCAGTTCGGTACACTTAAGCTAGCGGCTAAATCCGAAGCCGGGTCGTTGGGGCCAACGTCCCGCTAA